In Rhodopirellula bahusiensis, the following proteins share a genomic window:
- a CDS encoding bile acid:sodium symporter family protein, which yields MKPLFAWGRRHGFLLTLAVLFAIGFTAADYLRPVAEQDWLRSAVVFAVMWASGLTLPLRSVTDAVRRPTAVLAAVSLNTVAVPLAAWWIAGWIAPEWKLSFYVASLVPCTLASAMVWTRRAGGDDSIPMLTTVVTNLACVGVIPLGWWLVSDTEAVAELTRGLQEIGAAVGGDDSGTGGQTLASQAIKLGLVVVAPLTLAQCMRRWGWAEWADRAKPTLSWAAQGGILIMVVFGAVTTADKLVAITQEGGAAVFAQLIAAASAMHLVCLVVGILFTRWILRRGRETQIAVGFSASQKTLAIGLQTSMDLGVSVLPMIIYHVTQLIWDTVVADAWLAKGKKDSAE from the coding sequence ATGAAACCACTTTTCGCCTGGGGACGACGGCACGGGTTTCTTCTGACGTTGGCGGTCTTGTTCGCGATTGGATTCACCGCCGCCGACTATCTTCGGCCGGTGGCGGAACAGGATTGGCTTCGCAGTGCGGTGGTGTTTGCCGTGATGTGGGCCTCGGGCCTGACGCTGCCTTTGCGTTCGGTGACCGATGCGGTGCGGCGGCCGACCGCGGTGTTGGCAGCGGTCAGCCTCAATACCGTGGCGGTCCCTTTGGCCGCATGGTGGATTGCAGGATGGATCGCACCTGAATGGAAGTTGTCGTTCTACGTGGCGTCGCTGGTGCCATGCACGCTCGCCTCCGCAATGGTGTGGACACGCCGCGCCGGCGGTGACGATTCGATCCCGATGCTGACCACGGTGGTGACCAACCTCGCCTGCGTCGGCGTGATCCCGCTGGGATGGTGGTTGGTGTCGGATACCGAAGCCGTAGCGGAACTCACACGAGGGCTGCAGGAGATCGGCGCAGCAGTCGGGGGTGACGACAGCGGTACAGGTGGCCAGACGCTGGCGAGTCAAGCGATCAAGTTAGGATTGGTGGTGGTGGCTCCTTTGACCTTGGCCCAGTGCATGCGGCGTTGGGGATGGGCCGAATGGGCGGATCGAGCCAAGCCGACGTTGTCCTGGGCGGCTCAGGGAGGCATCCTGATCATGGTGGTGTTCGGTGCCGTGACCACCGCCGACAAGTTGGTTGCCATCACGCAGGAAGGCGGTGCAGCGGTCTTTGCCCAATTGATTGCCGCCGCGTCTGCGATGCACTTGGTGTGTTTAGTAGTCGGGATCCTTTTCACGCGATGGATCTTGCGTCGCGGACGCGAGACCCAAATCGCGGTGGGGTTCTCGGCCAGTCAAAAGACGCTCGCGATTGGTTTGCAAACGTCGATGGACCTGGGCGTCAGCGTGTTGCCGATGATCATCTATCACGTCACTCAATTGATCTGGGACACCGTCGTCGCCGATGCTTGGTTGGCGAAGGGGAAGAAGGATTCCGCCGAGTGA
- the rtcR gene encoding RNA repair transcriptional activator RtcR, with the protein MSKKCVVIGFLGVHLDQPRKSRDRWATWRPTVAICQQEDLIVDRFELIVERRYSKLANQVIQDIETVSPETSVRAHPVTLKDPWDLEEVYAGLHQFSREYAFDTDAEDYLIHITTGTHVAQICLFLLTETRHLPGRLIQTSPPPGRGRSKHDEAASVEGTFQIIDLDLSRYDELAKRFRQEHDEARSILKRGIDTKDESFNALIDRIEKVTLATKAPILMSGPTGAGKTQLAKLIYELKHSRRQVFGPFVEINCATIRGEQAMSALFGHTKGAFTGANSARAGLLKSADGGMLFLDEIGELGLDEQAMLLRAIEEKEFTPVGSDQSIHSDFQLIAGTNRDLVAEVTAGRFREDLLARINLWSFQLPGLRERRADIDPNLDYELQQFTRDSGQKVTISKEARKAFLDFAMDPTTTWNANFRDLNAAVTRMGTLAEGGRITIELVHEEIARLRSSWQTTDAHGDDDVLASCLDDSQIAQLDRFDRVQLAEVVRVCRQSRSLSQAGRTLFAESRKAKAKPNDADRLRKYLHRFGLSWDELL; encoded by the coding sequence ATGAGCAAGAAATGTGTCGTTATCGGTTTCCTCGGAGTCCATTTGGATCAACCCCGGAAATCTCGTGATCGATGGGCCACATGGCGTCCGACCGTTGCGATCTGCCAGCAAGAAGACTTGATCGTCGATCGATTCGAGCTGATCGTCGAACGCCGCTATTCCAAGCTAGCCAATCAGGTGATTCAGGACATCGAAACCGTCTCGCCCGAAACGTCCGTGCGAGCTCATCCGGTCACACTTAAAGACCCTTGGGATTTGGAAGAGGTTTACGCGGGACTGCATCAGTTCTCTCGCGAGTACGCGTTCGACACCGACGCTGAAGACTATTTGATTCACATCACCACTGGGACGCACGTCGCACAGATCTGCTTGTTCCTGCTGACGGAGACGCGGCACCTGCCTGGACGTCTGATTCAAACGTCGCCGCCACCGGGACGAGGCCGATCGAAACACGACGAAGCCGCATCGGTTGAAGGGACGTTCCAAATCATCGACTTGGACCTGTCCCGCTACGACGAACTGGCCAAGCGGTTTCGGCAAGAGCACGATGAAGCACGCTCCATCCTCAAACGTGGCATCGATACGAAAGACGAATCATTCAATGCATTGATCGATCGAATCGAGAAAGTCACCTTGGCAACCAAAGCACCGATCCTGATGTCGGGACCAACGGGTGCAGGCAAAACGCAACTCGCGAAACTGATCTACGAACTCAAGCACAGCCGACGGCAAGTCTTCGGCCCGTTCGTCGAAATCAACTGCGCAACGATCCGCGGCGAACAAGCGATGTCGGCCTTGTTCGGCCACACCAAAGGTGCATTCACGGGCGCGAACTCCGCGCGTGCGGGACTGCTGAAATCCGCCGATGGTGGAATGTTGTTTCTTGACGAAATCGGCGAACTCGGACTCGATGAACAAGCCATGTTGTTGCGTGCGATCGAAGAGAAGGAATTCACCCCGGTTGGTTCCGACCAAAGCATTCACAGCGACTTTCAATTGATCGCGGGAACCAACCGTGACTTGGTGGCGGAAGTCACTGCAGGCAGATTTCGCGAAGACCTGTTGGCGAGGATCAACCTCTGGTCGTTTCAGTTGCCGGGCCTTCGTGAACGGCGCGCGGACATCGACCCCAACCTCGATTACGAACTGCAACAATTCACACGCGACTCCGGTCAGAAGGTCACGATCAGCAAAGAGGCTCGCAAAGCGTTCCTTGATTTCGCGATGGACCCGACCACAACATGGAACGCGAATTTCCGCGATCTCAATGCGGCTGTGACACGAATGGGGACACTTGCCGAAGGCGGACGCATCACCATCGAGTTGGTCCACGAAGAAATCGCCAGGCTACGATCAAGCTGGCAAACCACGGATGCTCACGGTGACGACGACGTCTTAGCGAGTTGCTTGGATGATTCGCAAATCGCACAGCTGGATCGTTTCGACCGAGTGCAGCTCGCCGAGGTCGTTCGAGTTTGCCGTCAAAGCCGATCGCTGTCACAAGCCGGCCGCACCTTGTTCGCCGAGTCACGCAAAGCGAAGGCAAAACCCAACGACGCCGACCGACTGCGAAAGTACCTGCATCGCTTTGGCTTGAGCTGGGATGAATTGCTCTGA
- a CDS encoding RtcB family protein, producing MTTSTKTRPSTDSRNQYSGPGMVATGEATALLRTETTPPIRVFGTESIRETFDDLCLQQAVNSRLAPGVTDLVLNPDAHCGYGAPVGCVMVSPTHVYPGPVGVDIKCSMSLLQLDLPAEAIEDRKVRRALISTICQRTPTGAGKGQRSVTKARHVNRTLGKQLVTEGASDDVCRALGIPTSWAYRCEDSHHVGHDDTPLALENRLETILGHRHMSNFSDKMQQLGSYGGGNHFGECEVVEVGDDDRARDVAQTFGLIDGKVAFLSHCGSRGFGHNLASGQFRTLQDKFDRWGIPLPAGDRQLVYAPLGSDEANDYLDDMALGANFATVNHLLINALVLEAFQEVIPGTRGNLVYFISHNIARKEIVDNQPAWVHRKGATRAMPGGHHSLADTPFAKSGHPILLPGNPRDGSAVMVADEGASTSCYSVNHGAGRVLGRRHAKRVLDQTTVDSEFDSNDILSNCRKYPIDEAPAAYKDFNEVLRSVKSAGLASEVARLKARFVIKDASKADD from the coding sequence ATGACGACTTCGACCAAGACCCGTCCCAGCACGGACTCGCGAAACCAGTACTCCGGCCCCGGAATGGTTGCCACCGGCGAAGCAACCGCATTGCTTCGAACGGAAACGACCCCACCGATTCGTGTCTTCGGAACCGAGTCCATTCGCGAAACTTTTGACGACTTGTGCCTGCAACAAGCGGTCAATTCGCGGTTGGCTCCCGGTGTGACGGATTTGGTTTTGAATCCAGACGCGCACTGTGGTTATGGAGCACCGGTCGGTTGCGTCATGGTCTCGCCCACTCACGTTTATCCGGGGCCGGTTGGAGTCGATATCAAGTGTTCGATGAGTTTGCTGCAATTGGATCTTCCCGCCGAAGCGATTGAGGACCGCAAGGTTCGTCGAGCATTGATTTCCACGATCTGCCAACGCACACCGACGGGGGCGGGCAAGGGACAACGCAGCGTGACCAAGGCTCGGCACGTCAACCGAACACTCGGAAAGCAATTGGTGACCGAAGGAGCAAGCGACGATGTGTGTCGCGCTCTTGGGATCCCGACCAGTTGGGCGTACCGCTGCGAGGACTCACATCATGTTGGACATGATGACACGCCGTTGGCACTCGAAAACCGACTGGAAACGATCCTGGGACATCGCCATATGAGTAACTTCAGTGACAAGATGCAACAACTGGGTTCGTATGGAGGCGGGAACCACTTCGGTGAATGTGAGGTGGTGGAAGTCGGTGACGATGACCGAGCCCGCGACGTGGCTCAAACGTTTGGTCTGATCGACGGGAAAGTTGCGTTCTTGTCACACTGTGGGTCACGAGGCTTTGGTCACAACTTGGCATCGGGGCAATTCCGCACGTTGCAAGACAAGTTTGATCGGTGGGGAATTCCGCTTCCTGCCGGTGATCGGCAATTGGTTTACGCTCCTTTGGGATCCGATGAAGCGAACGACTACCTGGACGACATGGCGTTGGGAGCTAACTTCGCGACCGTGAACCATTTGCTGATCAATGCTCTCGTACTGGAAGCGTTCCAAGAAGTGATTCCGGGAACACGTGGGAACTTGGTTTACTTCATCAGTCACAACATTGCTCGAAAGGAAATCGTGGACAATCAACCGGCATGGGTGCACCGAAAAGGTGCCACGCGGGCGATGCCAGGTGGGCATCATTCGCTTGCCGACACTCCGTTTGCAAAGTCGGGGCATCCGATTTTGTTGCCCGGGAATCCGCGAGATGGTTCAGCGGTGATGGTGGCTGATGAGGGCGCGTCGACGTCCTGTTACAGCGTCAATCATGGTGCCGGACGAGTGCTCGGGCGTCGTCATGCCAAGCGTGTGCTGGATCAAACAACCGTGGACTCAGAATTTGATTCCAACGATATCCTGAGCAATTGTCGCAAGTACCCAATCGACGAGGCCCCCGCCGCATACAAAGACTTCAACGAAGTTCTGCGTTCGGTGAAGTCCGCGGGATTGGCAAGCGAGGTGGCTCGTTTGAAAGCACGATTCGTGATCAAGGATGCGAGCAAAGCGGATGATTGA
- the rtcA gene encoding RNA 3'-terminal phosphate cyclase, whose amino-acid sequence MIEINGREGEGGGQIVRSSLALAAVTGQPVRITHIRGGRKKPGLLRQHLAGVRAIQQVCSGEVSGDQLGSCELTLVPGELSGGDYRFEVGSAGSAVLVAQTILPVLLHADAPSTITIGGGTHASWAPPFDFFLRCYLPLLARMNANVDADIESYGFYPAGGGRMVMKVKPSTGMNGLELMERGGRLKPSVTALVSRIPESVGQRECDVIARKTGWDKKAFQVVDVQQAGGPGNVVMIELGFDNVSELIIGFGKLGVKAEQVARAALREARAHLASEVPVGVYLADQLLLPMGLAARNGYRSEFCTGPLSLHSQTHIDVLQRFLNVDIRCISNENGTVHVSVEGI is encoded by the coding sequence ATGATTGAAATCAACGGACGCGAGGGCGAGGGAGGCGGGCAAATTGTTCGCTCCTCGCTCGCCCTTGCGGCGGTGACGGGGCAACCGGTTCGCATCACCCACATTCGTGGCGGTCGCAAGAAACCAGGTTTGCTTCGTCAACATCTGGCGGGTGTTCGCGCGATCCAGCAGGTTTGTTCTGGCGAAGTCAGCGGAGACCAACTTGGTTCGTGTGAATTGACTTTGGTGCCCGGTGAACTGTCCGGCGGCGACTATCGATTCGAAGTGGGTTCGGCGGGCAGTGCTGTTTTGGTAGCTCAAACCATTCTGCCGGTTTTGCTTCATGCGGACGCGCCTTCCACGATCACAATCGGTGGCGGGACTCACGCGTCTTGGGCACCACCGTTCGATTTTTTTCTGCGTTGCTACCTGCCGTTGTTGGCTCGGATGAACGCGAACGTTGACGCTGACATCGAATCTTATGGGTTCTATCCGGCTGGTGGCGGAAGGATGGTGATGAAGGTCAAGCCATCCACTGGCATGAACGGGCTTGAACTGATGGAACGAGGCGGGAGACTGAAGCCGAGTGTCACCGCATTGGTTTCCCGAATTCCAGAATCGGTCGGCCAGCGGGAGTGTGATGTGATCGCACGCAAAACCGGATGGGACAAAAAGGCGTTCCAGGTCGTTGATGTTCAGCAGGCGGGCGGTCCCGGTAATGTCGTGATGATTGAGCTGGGGTTTGACAATGTCAGTGAACTGATCATTGGTTTCGGCAAGCTCGGCGTCAAAGCGGAACAGGTCGCTCGTGCGGCGTTGCGCGAAGCACGAGCCCATTTGGCCAGCGAAGTGCCGGTGGGTGTGTACCTCGCCGATCAATTGTTATTGCCAATGGGCTTGGCGGCACGCAACGGATACCGAAGCGAATTTTGCACCGGACCGTTGTCGCTGCACAGCCAAACCCACATCGACGTGTTGCAACGTTTCTTGAACGTCGATATCAGATGCATCTCCAACGAAAACGGTACCGTCCACGTCAGTGTCGAAGGAATTTGA
- a CDS encoding PDDEXK family nuclease — MLETAGVDEYLVFETLEGRIEWWHHDGNQFLEGPRDATVFNSATFPGLWLDRDALRAGDRFRLIETLQHGIQSI, encoded by the coding sequence ATGCTCGAAACCGCCGGCGTCGACGAATACTTGGTCTTCGAAACACTCGAGGGTCGTATCGAATGGTGGCACCATGATGGCAACCAGTTTCTCGAAGGACCGCGAGATGCGACCGTTTTCAATAGCGCGACCTTCCCAGGCCTGTGGCTCGATCGCGACGCGCTCCGCGCGGGCGACCGCTTTCGCTTGATTGAAACATTGCAACACGGCATTCAATCCATCTGA
- a CDS encoding CRISPR-associated endonuclease Cas4/Cas1, giving the protein MIRSTDHELHDSPSVSESTDDPKRTEKFTEYLPVRMINEFVYCPRLFYLMHVEGQFADSYETIDGGIVHRRVDSGNGHLPSVNEPAPSNDLSFAAEELDDPPADALMEQLPQPKRKRRKHIQPPTLFVDPEDDSEDDTSSPVDDASPNSSRPPSKEHGAETANDREQEDESPATIHARSVTLSSDALGVIGKLDLVEATGDVATPVDYKRGRPKKMSDGSLDAWPPEKVQISLQAALLRDNGYRVNEGVLYFNTTRQRVVVRLDSELENQTAKAIQNARQLFESRQIPAPLEDSPKCAKCSLLKICLPDETRSLMPVIHEHDADAPPATSDVAVRPMITARDERRPLYLNQQGLMIGKKDDLLIVKEDRKVIQQVRLREINQLSLFGNIQLSTQAVQHLLHMNIPVAYFTRRGWFYGTTQPLGVKNILVRREQFRKADDPVTCLRLARELVRGKIRNSRTLLMRNHVEPPRTVLAELKRLSERVLKADSLASLLGLEGTAARIYFSQFTGMLKVKCDIETDPGSALSERRPAFDFRGRNRRPPRDPVNALLSLAYSLLTKDCTIASTIVGLDPYLGFYHQVKPGKPALALDLMEPFRPLIAESVVLTAINNRMVIPEHFIVAGKSVVLSDAGRKGFLMAYEQRMDALVTHPLFGYRVSYRRLLEIQTRLLGRWLTGEISEYPVFITR; this is encoded by the coding sequence ATGATTCGTTCTACCGATCACGAACTCCATGACTCACCTTCCGTTTCAGAATCCACGGACGATCCCAAACGCACGGAAAAATTCACGGAGTACCTACCGGTCCGAATGATCAACGAGTTCGTCTATTGCCCTCGTCTGTTTTACTTGATGCACGTCGAAGGCCAATTCGCAGACAGCTATGAAACGATCGATGGTGGCATCGTGCACCGCCGAGTGGACTCGGGCAACGGGCACCTACCGTCCGTGAACGAACCAGCCCCAAGCAACGATCTCTCCTTTGCCGCGGAAGAACTGGACGATCCGCCCGCGGATGCATTGATGGAGCAACTGCCACAACCCAAACGCAAACGCCGCAAACACATTCAACCGCCAACTCTGTTCGTTGACCCCGAGGACGATTCCGAAGACGACACATCCTCTCCGGTCGACGATGCATCGCCCAATTCCTCACGTCCTCCATCCAAAGAACACGGCGCAGAAACAGCCAACGATCGTGAGCAGGAGGACGAATCACCGGCAACAATTCATGCTCGCTCGGTTACCCTCAGCAGCGATGCATTGGGCGTGATTGGAAAACTCGATTTGGTCGAAGCCACTGGAGACGTTGCCACACCAGTGGACTACAAACGCGGTCGCCCCAAGAAGATGTCAGATGGATCGCTCGATGCATGGCCACCCGAGAAAGTTCAAATCTCGCTCCAGGCAGCCTTGCTACGTGACAACGGCTATCGAGTCAACGAAGGCGTGTTGTACTTCAACACCACGCGGCAACGAGTCGTCGTTCGCTTGGATTCCGAACTCGAAAATCAAACTGCCAAGGCGATTCAAAACGCCAGACAACTGTTTGAGTCTCGCCAAATACCGGCACCGCTGGAAGACAGCCCCAAGTGTGCCAAGTGCTCGCTGTTGAAAATCTGTCTCCCTGATGAGACTCGCTCGCTGATGCCAGTCATCCACGAACACGACGCGGACGCCCCGCCGGCGACCAGTGACGTCGCAGTTCGGCCGATGATCACAGCACGAGACGAACGTCGCCCGTTGTACTTGAATCAACAGGGCTTGATGATTGGCAAAAAGGATGACCTGTTGATTGTCAAAGAGGATCGCAAAGTGATCCAACAGGTTCGATTGCGCGAGATCAATCAACTCAGCCTATTTGGCAACATCCAGTTGTCCACTCAAGCTGTTCAGCACCTTTTGCACATGAACATCCCGGTAGCATACTTCACACGGCGTGGCTGGTTTTACGGCACCACCCAACCACTTGGCGTGAAGAACATCTTGGTTCGGCGAGAGCAGTTTCGAAAGGCGGACGATCCCGTCACCTGCCTGCGACTCGCCCGTGAACTGGTCCGCGGCAAAATTCGCAACAGTCGAACGCTGTTGATGCGAAATCACGTTGAGCCACCTCGCACGGTACTGGCAGAACTGAAACGACTCTCCGAACGAGTGCTGAAAGCAGATTCGCTGGCCTCGCTGCTGGGGCTCGAGGGGACCGCCGCACGAATCTATTTCTCACAGTTCACAGGGATGCTGAAAGTCAAATGTGATATTGAAACGGATCCTGGATCCGCGTTAAGTGAACGCCGCCCCGCATTTGACTTTCGTGGACGCAATCGTCGTCCGCCCCGCGATCCGGTCAATGCGTTGCTATCACTTGCGTACAGTTTGTTGACCAAAGACTGCACGATTGCCTCAACAATTGTGGGACTGGATCCTTACCTCGGTTTTTATCATCAAGTGAAACCGGGCAAACCAGCCTTGGCGCTCGATCTGATGGAACCCTTTCGCCCACTGATTGCCGAAAGCGTCGTGCTGACTGCAATCAACAACCGCATGGTGATACCCGAGCATTTCATCGTCGCAGGCAAATCGGTGGTCCTCAGTGATGCGGGACGGAAAGGATTCCTCATGGCCTATGAACAACGGATGGATGCGCTCGTCACTCACCCGTTGTTTGGTTATCGTGTCAGCTACAGAAGGCTCCTGGAAATCCAGACGAGGCTGCTCGGAAGATGGTTGACAGGAGAGATTAGCGAATACCCTGTGTTCATCACCCGTTGA
- the cas2 gene encoding CRISPR-associated endonuclease Cas2, which translates to MRRIYLITYDVCDPKRLRHTFRCLRNWGDHLQYSVFECQLTETDLLRCKAELAEIIHHKEDQVLVIDLGPAASRRDDLVEAIGQPYSAMAAPCLVI; encoded by the coding sequence ATGCGACGCATTTACCTGATCACCTACGACGTCTGTGATCCCAAGCGTCTTCGTCACACCTTTCGCTGCTTGCGAAACTGGGGCGATCATCTGCAATACAGCGTCTTTGAGTGCCAACTCACCGAGACCGACCTGCTCCGCTGCAAAGCGGAATTGGCCGAGATCATTCACCACAAAGAAGACCAAGTCCTAGTCATCGACCTGGGCCCAGCCGCCTCCCGCCGCGATGACTTGGTCGAAGCCATTGGCCAGCCCTACTCCGCCATGGCCGCGCCCTGCCTGGTCATCTAG
- the csb2 gene encoding type I-G CRISPR-associated protein Csb2 yields the protein MVVISIEFVANRYHATPWGAHVNEGQIEWPPCPWRILRALIAVGYNKLGWSDELPSNAKTLLEKLSQSEPAFCLPATWTETHTRHYMPVRDGKAEKKAKVFDTYLRFHQPNSKLLVRFETDLDNEERTMLQQLVEALAYLGRAESWVEASLLSTQDAEELNEQRNWCVPASDSTEERTQLLSPVAKNQYAEWRKTAVATAGDRAEREVVRAAENKNKTASPAIIKKARNKAAAQYPIDLVSALQTDNSTWQSAGWPRPPGSHWIDYETPQPAASSRTISSRVNTNALTSTDTLLLSIDGEGKQGNVRPLMKRCLPLMELLHAEAVRQTDKLGFGYLPEITGTTADGRPLPGSHKHAHWLPLSLFGRGQIDHVLVHAPGRFSEYAIQAVSNIRWAYAKGIKKLSVNLVGEGTLPELVDSLPSQHQGAFPRYGGQVFESVAPMVLRKYLSRGKKSVQGQIREELLERGFSEPESIDVWCDQKMVERGLKGYVLQRKPGKPQPRFARSWGATIRFASPQGSVPLALGYASHFGLGLFRSI from the coding sequence ATGGTTGTTATTTCAATTGAATTCGTTGCCAATCGCTACCATGCCACCCCATGGGGAGCGCATGTCAACGAAGGACAAATCGAATGGCCACCTTGTCCCTGGCGAATCCTACGGGCCCTGATAGCCGTCGGATACAACAAGCTGGGCTGGTCAGACGAATTGCCCTCGAATGCAAAAACGTTGCTCGAAAAGCTATCGCAAAGCGAACCGGCATTTTGTCTACCAGCGACATGGACCGAGACGCACACCCGGCATTACATGCCCGTTCGAGACGGGAAAGCCGAAAAGAAGGCCAAGGTATTTGACACGTACCTGCGTTTCCACCAACCAAATAGCAAACTGTTGGTTCGGTTCGAGACCGATCTCGACAATGAGGAACGGACTATGCTCCAACAACTCGTCGAAGCTCTCGCATACCTCGGTAGAGCAGAAAGCTGGGTCGAAGCATCCTTGCTTTCCACTCAAGACGCCGAAGAGCTCAACGAGCAGAGAAACTGGTGCGTTCCTGCATCAGACTCGACGGAAGAACGAACGCAGCTTCTTTCACCAGTTGCCAAAAACCAATACGCCGAGTGGCGAAAAACCGCGGTGGCAACCGCCGGAGATCGAGCTGAACGGGAAGTCGTCCGTGCAGCAGAGAACAAAAACAAAACGGCGTCACCAGCAATAATCAAGAAGGCTCGCAATAAAGCCGCCGCTCAATATCCAATTGACCTCGTGTCCGCTTTGCAAACGGACAACAGCACTTGGCAATCTGCTGGATGGCCTCGACCACCTGGGAGTCACTGGATTGATTATGAAACACCGCAACCTGCGGCGTCTTCAAGGACCATTAGTTCCCGGGTGAACACCAACGCACTCACATCAACTGACACTTTACTGTTGTCGATTGACGGTGAGGGCAAACAGGGGAACGTGCGACCATTGATGAAACGTTGCCTCCCGCTGATGGAATTGCTTCACGCTGAGGCTGTTCGGCAAACGGACAAACTAGGATTCGGGTATCTACCGGAGATCACTGGAACAACTGCCGACGGACGTCCTCTCCCGGGATCGCACAAGCACGCTCATTGGTTGCCGCTATCCTTGTTCGGACGTGGACAAATTGACCATGTCCTAGTCCATGCGCCCGGACGATTTTCAGAATATGCCATCCAAGCAGTTTCCAATATCCGTTGGGCCTATGCAAAAGGGATTAAAAAACTATCTGTCAACCTCGTGGGCGAAGGGACACTCCCGGAATTAGTCGACTCACTGCCCTCCCAACACCAAGGTGCGTTTCCTCGTTACGGAGGGCAGGTTTTTGAATCAGTTGCTCCAATGGTGCTCAGGAAATACCTCAGCCGTGGGAAGAAATCTGTTCAAGGACAAATCCGTGAAGAACTGCTCGAACGTGGATTCAGCGAGCCCGAGAGCATTGATGTCTGGTGCGATCAGAAAATGGTTGAGAGAGGGCTAAAGGGTTACGTACTTCAACGAAAACCCGGGAAACCACAGCCAAGATTTGCTCGCAGTTGGGGAGCGACCATACGATTCGCATCACCGCAAGGGAGCGTCCCTCTCGCGCTCGGATATGCCAGCCACTTTGGGTTGGGCCTCTTCCGCAGTATCTAA
- the cas7g gene encoding type I-G CRISPR-associated RAMP protein Csb1/Cas7g, which produces MSIDLAPVRSARRLLIEAELEPVQGKRFQPTGFPDLGPATFQAGDTACLLLESAQSMANRLEETIWDTGSNSLKNNFEGLSYIRVNDTEGAFLTSSTLEAHRLNSVYIEKCEGDFFTKEISSAIGVDKKQPVDRTKFVNALFKYDINSLLHGVFLESLDGRLRIPRSLSAFIEADSVTSVASGGVKNDRVQASKEDGKASKDGFGNVPFHREEFTAETITAYFNVDIQQIRSYGLDDDATELLISLALFKIRALLDGDLRLRTACDLQLKEKQVVAKRPDRFVLPSLDQIADALTLAIKKCVSKMVASTVVYKK; this is translated from the coding sequence ATGTCAATTGATCTAGCTCCCGTTCGCTCCGCCCGCCGTCTCTTGATCGAAGCTGAACTTGAACCCGTACAGGGCAAGCGATTTCAACCGACAGGCTTCCCTGACCTCGGCCCCGCAACCTTTCAAGCAGGCGACACCGCATGTCTTCTACTTGAAAGTGCACAAAGCATGGCCAACCGATTAGAGGAAACCATCTGGGACACAGGATCAAATTCTCTTAAAAACAACTTTGAAGGGTTGAGCTATATACGAGTCAACGACACAGAAGGTGCCTTCCTTACGTCATCGACCCTGGAGGCCCATCGTCTAAACAGCGTCTATATCGAAAAATGCGAAGGCGACTTCTTCACAAAGGAGATATCGTCCGCAATTGGTGTAGATAAGAAACAACCTGTCGATCGTACCAAATTTGTAAATGCCCTTTTTAAATATGACATAAACAGTCTATTGCATGGCGTATTTCTTGAATCGCTTGACGGTCGTCTGAGAATCCCCCGATCGCTCTCAGCTTTCATTGAAGCTGATTCGGTTACCAGTGTTGCTTCTGGAGGGGTGAAGAACGATCGAGTCCAAGCCTCCAAGGAAGACGGGAAGGCTTCCAAGGATGGATTTGGCAATGTTCCCTTCCACCGAGAAGAGTTCACAGCGGAGACGATCACAGCATATTTCAATGTCGATATTCAGCAAATACGAAGCTACGGGCTCGATGACGATGCCACCGAACTCCTGATTTCATTGGCTCTTTTCAAGATCCGTGCGCTTTTGGACGGTGACCTTCGGCTTAGAACTGCGTGCGACTTGCAACTTAAGGAGAAACAGGTTGTGGCAAAACGCCCAGACAGGTTCGTGCTTCCATCGCTCGATCAGATTGCTGATGCATTGACGCTAGCGATCAAAAAATGCGTAAGCAAAATGGTTGCTAGCACTGTCGTCTACAAAAAGTGA